Genomic window (Diorhabda carinulata isolate Delta chromosome 11, icDioCari1.1, whole genome shotgun sequence):
ttcgttttattcgGATTAATATCACGTACTACTAATGGCTTTGACGTACTTCAAACTATAATGATATTTCGCAAGCTGGACACAAGTTTCATTCTTTGAGAGTTATTATAATCGAAATTGATCAATATCTTAAGAAAAAATCTACTTATggtatattataaaatgtaaagaTATTTAAGTTTCACTATTAAAccaatatatttactttttttaattatttgcagGCTTTTCTGAGTAAACATTCAGATGTTCAAAGTCAAGCTCTTTTAGAAAGCgtaaattccaaatatttctattacaCCAGAACAAAAGGACTTTTCAGGATATGTTATCCAAAAGAGAGGCCACCATTGGGTAAGTAACCAATTAATAAACACTTTTATTTGGTACATAAGACAAGTGACagctgtcaaaaatattatagttatgATATATTCGATAAAACCATAGATAAAATTCTTGTTCCAATATTAGACCGGATTTGACGCCGAGTGTCAACAAACTGGTATTTAAACATTGTTTTATGAgataaataattagttttccctacgaaaaattatataattttacatttatataacaaacattagttaattgattgatataaaaaagtatgaacgtattaatttcatttttaaatatattattacctaCGCCACTGAAGATGAGTAGACataatcagtgttgccatatcgcCAATTCGTATATCCCGATGAGAGTTTGCAAATCAAGATTAATATcagaaatgaaacaatttttttacagattaataaaatttaaaatgaaatggGAAATAATTAGCATACAGTGTATATACTAAAAGTCTCACGGTACCTTGTCGTGTCTTAAATATAGTTAAGAGATGTGACAACGTGTAATTATGAAACGATTTCTTTTCCTacaatattgtttattgtgGGTTCTAttggagagagagagagagagagaggttTGTTGGAGTTAAAGTTGTTACAGGGCTGGAGTTGCCATTTTAGGTCTAATTCTTATTCAGATTTATTCACGGATAATTTATTGAAGTGTTACATAAATTCATATATGAATCAACGTAAAATTGCAGAGAGAATGAAATCGTTACTCCAAAACGTGAAGTAATTACAAAATTATCACGTTACGCTGTTTGAAGATTGAAGTCGTACCAGCATCCGGTTGAATTAGATTAGCAGTCGTATTATTGAATATATGAGGCggtattgattaaaaaaattatcgaaaaatatttttagcgaAAAATCGTTATAATAACGTTAAAGCTAATCCAAAAGTCAAAACtaatcgaaaaagttttaagagaaatgaaaatatctccgaaaatattgattttagagaaaaaagtttcggACAAAATATGAAGCTCATAAAAAACTCTATTAAAAAGgtcatatacattttttacgtaaaccTATTTTTTCGGCAGTTATGGCACAAAATAtcactaacctaacctaaaactTTCATAGTTTTGtgttttgcctcaaaataggcaaattccttcttcatttgagctgaatttcttatcCACGGTCATTTTTTCCaaatcagcgaatagccagtaggcACTGCGAGCCGAATCTGGACTATACGTTGGATGAGAAATCAATTCGTGTAATTTAACCATAGCTTCCAACGACTTGTGAATAGGTACGTGGTATTGGCGAAACAGTTTTCCGAATTCAAACGATTCTCTACCTTTTGGAGATAGTacataaacaatatttcatgtAAATCGCAAAATAccgaagccataaccttcccagctgacttgGAGGCTTCGAACCCGGTTCGCcgactgcagtccactcagatcaTGATCGTTTCGATTCCAAAGTTGATGAATCAGAGCGAAAAACtgttctgaatcatcaacacggcACCCACGGCTTTCTCATGGTCACAaacacctcaattggacgaccagaacgttcaccatcatcggcgTCTGTACGACCAAGCTCGAATTCGGCGAACTTTTCGATCGAATAGAGTCTGAGCTCGTACAATATTTGAACACGTTGCTTGTATTTCTTCTTGTAGTATGTTCTGTGAGGTGGACTCTAAGAATGTGTTTTTCTACATCTTTTTGATtcgtttttttatcataattttcagtaaaaacGTATTTGAGTCCGCTAGAAACCCATTGCAATAATGTTAACTACTATATTCccgatgaaaataatgatacgAGAGATTTTACGGAAGACGCTTGGACTAGATTACGTAAGTACCAATAACTCATGTAATTTTAATCATAGAAATCCATTGTTACAAACAGTTTCGATTTTATAACGgtaccggcttcacggtctatattAGTGGacgattttcttcttttttctgttttgttagtgtaatttattaatttttcttctagaTATGGGTCGTTCCATGATAGCTTTATTCATCCTTTCGTTTGTAGCAGTTTTTGCGGCTTTTTGTACAGGTGTCACGGGATGTTGGAAACGTTCGCCCGGGAATATTACAGCTACGGCCATACTCATGTTATTAGCGTGTAAGTTTGAGGTTATGACcctttttaaatacataaatcTAAACTGTAcgattaaattattaaatgacGAAAAAAGTTGGGGATTAGCGGATTTAAAATAGAGAGACTGAAGATGGTAATTTGGTCGACGAAACGTGTAAATGCGATCACAATATttgtaatcaaatttttgttttggaatATTGATCAATTTTTGTGCTAAAAGTGTGTTCCTTTGGAAAATTTCTTGATACGACCTTGACGAgaattaacagttttatttttcggTTCGTCGACCTTTGGTACAGTCTTTTACAATTCAATTCGAGCAGGAAGAAACGAACACATGTATGAAATATTAACTATCTAACGATTATTAGTAAACATTTACTTACACAATTTACTTTTTCAGctatttttttctcgaaaaatactttttttgaattattaaatacGGATACgtatttcgttattattttgtcaaaaatgatCGACTTCGTATCACCTTGGGAATATTATTATCGGGGTAAATGTACTCGAAAAAAAGATACTAAACCTCGTTTTCAGCCGCCgtaatataaaaactatttatttaccGAGCTGCGTCTAAAATCATCAAACAAAACCGAAAAAAATGAACGACAAAACTTTTACAATTTACATTTACCCCGATCGACCCTACACACGTAAAATATTTCGATACGATAACAAACATTTGAAGTTTTCATTTACCCTTATCGCCcctaaatacataaaatttttcgaaatagtaACATTAGAAATTTACATTTCCCCGATCGACCCTAAATACgtaaaatatttcgttacaataacaaatatttgaagtttACATTTACCCCGATCAACCCTATATacttaaaatatttcgatacaataaataacaaacatttGAAGTTTACATTTACCCCGATCGACCCTAAATACgtaaaatatttcgttacaataacaaatatttgaagtttACATTTACCCCGATCAACCCTACATACGTAAAATATTTCGATACAATAACAAACATTTGAAGTTTACGTTTACCCCTATCGCCcctaaatacataaaatttttcgaaatagtaACATTTGAAATTTACTTTTCCCCGATCGACCCTAAATACGTAAAATATTTCGATACTATAACAAACATTTGAAGTTTAAATTTACTCCGATCAACCCtacaaacttgaaatatttcgatactataacaaaaatttgaagtttatatTTCCCCCGATCGACCCCACAAACATAAAATATCTTGTTACGAAatcaaacatttgaaaaaatagtaaatataagAATGATTATTTTCCAAAGAGCCAGTTGATGGTAAATAAATATGTCGTTTGAAAGTACTTTTTCTTGTAAAGAAACCACTGAACACAAACTGGATAATtgacaaataaattcaataattaacgGAATCGTTTACTTTCTAACAATAATTCACTctattattaacatatttattgaAGTATATAATTGTGTGgtacactttttcttttttgcatAAGtacacaaaataacaaaaattaactcgattacttttttgtaaaaattgttgtGTGGTTACGAAATTGTTGGAACGTGAcggcaacactgcgagaaccGACGAGACATGACGTTAAGTGTTTTGTTTATCCGCCATTACaagaacataaaattattcattcacaGATTCTACCATActaataaaacaatcattttttttatatcaaaccaTCGAAATTTAAATAAGTTATAATTATTGACCTTGAAAACAActcataaataacaaattaaaaaactttatcgaaaatatcgatgctgaaactaaatttgatacttAAAAAGTTGCATCACTTACCATTTGGTGTAATGGATGCtaaaacacattttatatttaaaaataattcgtCTTAACAAGCGATGTTTTCTTTGAACTTAAACTAACCTCACTTTCATGAAATATCGATATGTCGTTAAAAACATTTCTGTATTTCTTTGTACTTAGCTATCTCATTATTGACAGTTCATTATGAAATTTGTAGCCATAATCGAATGATTTCTCATAATcgaatacaatttaaaaattattataaaataaaatagggACTTTATTTGAAAGGCAAATATACATTATATGTTAGGTATGTGTGTGTAATGACGAAATTTTCGATATTCCGTTAACAATTCGGAgttttacgttttatttttactcGAGTTTTAACGATATTTAGTATATCGAATGAAATGTATCGATTGTGATATAAATGATATTAGACGGGTAGCAAGTATACAGTACTTTGACGTTTCTATACATATCCTACAATTTCTACTCACGTTTCTAAAAACATTCTTGTGATATTTGCAgtaaatttttggtaaaaaaaaacattagacgatataaaaaaaagattatctaaaaaaaacattaaagacaatataaaaaaaagattttctattataatattgATAGAATTAGAACTGTGACTAAAATGAACGTTCGGTGACGTATAAAGTAGGGTCGATCGGGGCAAATTTAAAGTTTTCAACAATAAAtcagaaaattaattcaaaagaCGAAAAGAGATATTCCTGTGGTgtaaaagtttaataaaaagcAAATTGATTCAAAACCACGCATAAAATAATCTATTTAAGTGATAAATGGTTTGAGAAATCCTTATAAATCgacttatattttaatttcgatataaatttttcatttaggCCTTTTAAGTGCCGGTGCTATGGGTCTTTGGCACGGTGTTGAGTActacgaaaaagaaaaacaagtaGGGGAAGAATATTACCAACAGTGGAATAGcgtaagtttttgttttttcgatTCCCgcactaaaaaaataattaatgagatactatatatattattatttataacctaacctcaaatacGATTAACGTCAACTATAAacatgaattttaattatagtaaCTCAATAAGTACGTAATTTTGCACGTAAtatttaatcgatttttattgGCTTTTCAATATTAACCCAATCCCTTTCACATTCCCtctattttcttttactttttgtttCGAAAACTAGATTCTTCAAGAAAACACGGAAGTGTATTACGATTGGAGCTTCGTTCTAAGTTGGTTGGGAGTCTTCAGCTGTTTGGGCGCTTCCCTACTCTTCTTCTTCGCGTCCTGTTGCTTGGGcaacgaaaaagaaaaagaagatatcAACAATATCCAATACCTAATGCCAGGTtggttttaaaacaaattttttttctgaaattctaGGTTTTGCGCGACAACACGCGTGTCAACTACGATTGGAGTTATATGGTAGCGTGGGTTGGTGTCGGGTGGTCGCTGGTCGCGGCCATTTTATTTTCCGGAGCTGCCATGTGCCTGCGAGGGGAACGGGAACGCGAGGAGGCTATCAACATGCAGTATCTAATGCCTGGTAACTTAATATGGCGATGggatcatttttcttttcataagaGCACTGACACGAGTTTATTgctttttttcgaaatagtaACATTTGAAATTTACTTTTCCCCGATCGACCCTAAATACgtaaaatatttcgttacaataacaaatatttgaagtttttatttacCCCTATCGCTCctaaatacgtaaaatttttcgaaatagtaACATGTGAAATTTACATTTCCCCGATCGGCCCTAAATACGTAAAATATTTCGATACTATAACAAACATTTGAAGTTTACATTTACCCCTATCGCCCCTAAatacgtaaaaaaatattcatattaataacagcgaaattttatagtttatttacTGTACTATAATTATTCCTGGACTATTTTTATATCCAgtgttataaaaaagaagaagaatcatcGAGTTGAAATGAAAGCTGCAGGTTCTCTGTTGTATACATATTCAAATAAagtagaaatattaataattgtataaaaatctgattttttaaagaaaaaatcttgTTTCACTTGTTTCAGTAGCTCTTATTCATTATAACTTtccttttttgtaaatatatttccgAAATAAACGCTTTATTgcttttttttactattaaataattaatcaaatttaacatttctaaTTTCTCAGTGTACATAAAAAGGTATTATGAACCTAAAAGGTGActgttcaaattttttcttcaaactaacctcaaatttcaaacttttttttttggtaaacaattttccaaatacGGTTCGTCTATtatagattcaaaaaattgatgcacgtcgaaaatgacagttttcaaagtttctttattatttactgATTCTCCTAATACTATTTATCgataaaatcataatatttcacgccaagtttacaattttttggGGAAATTACGTTGTAAACATTGGCAACCGTGTCGTATCGATATTCGTTTTTGTCAAATTCATcgtaaaaataagtaaattatgTCAGAAAATAGATAATCAGTAATTTTCGTAACTATTTCAATGGAATCTTGTTTTATAAATCAATGGCTTCAAATTtggacatttttaaataaatactacTCACAAAATTTAACTTTCCATTggttgtattgaaaataatcaatatcattGAACAATCGGAAAAAATTACAACGTGGCAACTATGTAAATTATCTCTCATGTAGTTTTAAGAACTTGTAGTAACAGCTGtttatttctcatataattttCACATACAATTAAAATCAGATgaaatttataatcattttaaaaaaaatataatttactaataatattaatatttcccAGCATTAATTAATTAGAATTCGTATTCAAGTCATAGTATTTGTTTCACATTTCCTTTGTCTCCGTATTATTTTGTAAAGCCGGCAACGtcgaataaaagttttttcttcttttttatcagcTGTCAgggtttttattagttttttagacTCGTTCTATGGCGTGCATCAATGTAAAAAGTTCCGCGTTCCTATCAAGTACTTTTATGAATGATTCttctttaaaaacaaatatttatttatacgtattgaaaaagtttaattttttaatggcTTGACAAACATCGTATATAGCTATGAACATTACATAAtgctaattattttattatgaactatctaattgctttttattaattgaattaattatttagttGAAAGCCTTGAACAACGTTATAACTTTTACTACTTACCTTACAACCCACCtgtaaataacaataattttctgtttattaacCAGTGGTATGTAATTTTTATCTATTGTTCgagtgaaaagaaaaaaataattattaaaatcagtGAGTGGATATTGGGATTGAGACACGTATAGCACGTGTGAGGTAATACATGACGTGTCCCGTGTAGTTCAGACACAGTTTGCCGTGCCACACGTCTAGGTGACTATCAAgcaatttcttaatttttttaagaaaaacacATGAAGAATCGGATATTGCAAATGATTCTAATTCAGAACTTGAgttcaataataacaataattgtcGAAAATGTCGGCTAGTCACGAAATGCCAATCAAATCAAAACCCCACCGTTTCCTATTTGAAAGTGCGTGTTTCAATATGCGCATCACGTGTACGAGTCGTGTCACGCCACCTCACACACTTTTAGAGACTATAAGACAGATATTTTACACAGTTGCCACGTTTTAATTTGTTTCCGATGATTCAATGACATGAAtcgattatatttaattatgaaaagttgaattttgtgaatggtatttatttaaaaatatccaaatttgaaTCCATTAATTTATGAAACAGTATTCCATTAATATAGTTATGAAAATTACTGATTATCTATTTTCTGACACAATTTACTGATTTTTACAATGAATTTGACAACAACGAATATCGATACGGCACGGTTGCCAATGTTTACAACGTAATTTCCctaaaaattgtaaacttaTTCTAGGTCGAAATGAATAAtaacgaaaaacatataaaaaggtttaaataaaattgattttatttaaatatatttaactgaagaattattttctttccttaGTGTATCCTCAGAAACAACAGTACGCTTATGGAGGTTATCCCGTTCCACAGCCTTATACAGGACCGTACTACACGACAGGTTCAGCATATGGTCCatacaattattaaaacaaatcaaCAATAGCTAAACGAACAATTATAAGAGACTGATGTCTTCAAATTACCtgttttttttatcgaaataataattgacaacTTTTCGTATGACAGGTGATTTTCGCGAGTGAGGATTattaatcattaattattaatagtaaCGAAACATAAAATCGAAATGATTTATTcagaatttaaatttgaagcataaaaaattataaattccgacaaagaaataaatatgacaACACCGAAGATCGATATGACACGGCTATCAATGGTTTATACGAATAATGATTTTACCTACACTTTCGATATTCACATTGTGTTCAGTGGCTGCTTGTCAATCTTACATACATTGAATTCTGTCCTTTCTTGCATCATATGTCAGATTTAAAGGTACAACTCGCGAAAAATTGCCTTAATATTGTTATAGGAGTGCTCagggtaaaaatattttaccgtttagtgtaatttttttctatagttttctatttccatatttttggtgataaaagatatattaaatggtttttctttcgtttttacatattatgtaataaaaaaattgaagaaattatccaatttataattatatggaaatttttgataaattttattaattacgatGTAAATTTTTTCgcaaataatgaagaaattacCCCAAAATCACATtataactagttttttttttaaataatatgattataaTCTACATTATTAATGCTACAGGGCTCTTCAAAAGTATTCAGTTATTTAAAACTTGCACTACTTTTGAGTTGACACTgtacaatattttgtatatagaaATATGTTTAGATTAACACTTAAATTAAATAAGATACTGTATAAAAAGTGACTGTACTTTATCGATTTTGTAGTAGGTATATACAACGAATTACacattaacaattatttatatattttttataatactttataaaattatttttaataataaggctataattacaatatacattttttttataaacgtctttttattttaacaaattaccCCCCAAAATTCGCCCTAATTCTTTTGTGTAACTTAATCTAACCTTAAATTTATGACACCAGCTTGAAAAGGTTACTAAAGATTGttcattgtaaaaaatataaacgttATGAAGACGTCGACGgcatttttagtaatttttatagtcaactaataatataaaatacgaTTAGAACTTAATAGACAGGGAAATTGTGTCATAGAAAGTTGGTAACACTTCACTATCCTGTCAAATCAACATCAAATCACAGCTATCTGAAAAAACAtctgatctacgtcaaaatgacCGCCGTGGGGTAGgtaaataatcgattttttcatatgtaacttttttttatttttttctggtaGTTcggttattttatatattttttttgttgtatggTGTTAAGAAGACTTCATAATCACTTTTTAGATCTATTTCAGATAAATTAAAACATCGAAAACTAAGTATTTTTGCAGTTTTGTTATTCAGTCTGCAATTTCCACTG
Coding sequences:
- the LOC130899717 gene encoding uncharacterized protein LOC130899717 isoform X3; the protein is MPCSAVTLSLATITSIIAVALLAIAFTTDNWLYIEVKRSNIQAFLSKHSDVQSQALLESVNSKYFYYTRTKGLFRICYPKERPPLVKTYLSPLETHCNNVNYYIPDENNDTRDFTEDAWTRLHMGRSMIALFILSFVAVFAAFCTGVTGCWKRSPGNITATAILMLLACLLSAGAMGLWHGVEYYEKEKQVGEEYYQQWNSILQENTEVYYDWSFVLSWLGVFSCLGASLLFFFASCCLGNEKEKEDINNIQYLMPVYPQKQQYAYGGYPVPQPYTGPYYTTGSAYGPYNY
- the LOC130899717 gene encoding uncharacterized protein LOC130899717 isoform X2 — translated: MPCSAVTLSLATITSIIAVALLAIAFTTDNWLYIEVKRSNIQAFLSKHSDVQSQALLESVNSKYFYYTRTKGLFRICYPKERPPLVKTYLSPLETHCNNVNYYIPDENNDTRDFTEDAWTRLHMGRSMIALFILSFVAVFAAFCTGVTGCWKRSPGNITATAILMLLACLLSAGAMGLWHGVEYYEKEKQVGEEYYQQWNSVLRDNTRVNYDWSYMVAWVGVGWSLVAAILFSGAAMCLRGEREREEAINMQYLMPVYPQKQQYAYGGYPVPQPYTGPYYTTGSAYGPYNY
- the LOC130899717 gene encoding uncharacterized protein LOC130899717 isoform X1, whose product is MPCSAVTLSLATITSIIAVALLAIAFTTDNWLYIEVKRSNIQAFLSKHSDVQSQALLESVNSKYFYYTRTKGLFRICYPKERPPLVKTYLSPLETHCNNVNYYIPDENNDTRDFTEDAWTRLHMGRSMIALFILSFVAVFAAFCTGVTGCWKRSPGNITATAILMLLACLLSAGAMGLWHGVEYYEKEKQVGEEYYQQWNSVLRDNTRVNYDWSYMVAWVGVGWSLVAAILFSGAAMCLRGEREREEAINMQYLMPGNLIWRWDHFSFHKSTDTSLLLFFEIVTFEIYFSPIDPKYVKYFVTITNI